In Lotus japonicus ecotype B-129 chromosome 5, LjGifu_v1.2, one genomic interval encodes:
- the LOC130717576 gene encoding myosin-binding protein 7-like, translated as MDLEVVPSSRDLLKCCDCGCRCSFQTQSSGTWMRSVKRKHDEFEMESQLHMPAIARVDMENECMVLREMVSAQQKSIQDLNGELEEERNSSSTAANEAMSMILRLQREKAEIQMEARQFKRFAEEKMTHDQEEFLSLEDLLYKREQIIQSLTCEVQAYKHRMMSFGYTEDEVEGDQCEFPPYEYPPLKCNVMYNAVDADNDDTDVEKYVFGETPTDRLRNLENRISQMERTPNYSQVDGEFTGKNVLDKVIVGQSPRWPKHSRKVSCDSTSFGGMGRETGPEFPTDSPKLDRNSRKEFFSQSEEDHSNLKKADNGSEGDDTSDRIYTIDSIHSGAPYNGFTDSRAGAGAFEDCATTPMESGNLADFEDPYVKKLYMRLQALEADRESMRQALISMRTDKAQLVLLKEIAQHLCKDMSLERKVTARKPYTGGRSSFLSIFKWVASFVFWRKKAQQSKYMFGLPADSVGLLLLLDKGTRTRPWRCISNTQLGD; from the exons ATGGATTTGGAGGTAGTTCCTTCTTCCAGGGATTTGTTGAAATGTTGCGACTGCGGGTGTAGGTGTTCCTTCCAAACTCAATCCTCAGGGACTTGGATGCGTTCTGTTAAACGAAAGCATGATGAGTTTGAAATGGAGAGCCAATTGCATATGCCTGCGATTGCGCGGGTCGACATGGAGAACGAATGTATGGTCTTGCGCGAGATGGTCAGTGCGCAGCAAAAATCCATCCAAGATTTGAATGGTGAAttggaggaagagagaaattCTTCATCTACAGCTGCGAATGAGGCCATGTCGATGATCTTGAGGTTGCAGAGGGAAAAAGCAGAGATTCAAATGGAAGCACGTCAATTCAAGCGATTTGCAGAGGAGAAGATGACACACGATCAGGAGGAGTTCTTATCTTTGGAGGATTTGTTGTACAAGAGAGAACAGATAATCCAGTCACTTACATGTGAAGTTCAAGCTTACAAGCACAGGATGATGAGTTTTGGGTACACTGAAGATGAGGTGGAGGGTGATCAATGTGAATTTCCTCCCTATGAATACCCTCCTTTGAAATGTAACGTGATGTATAATGCCGTAGATGCTGATAATGATGACACAGATGTTGAGAAATATGTATTTGGTGAAACTCCGACTGACCGTTTGAGGAACTTGGAAAATAGGATTTCCCAAATGGAGAGAACCCCCAATTATAGCCAGGTGGATGGGGAATTTACAGGAAAAAATGTTCTAGATAAGGTAATTGTTGGACAGTCTCCGAGGTGGCCAAAACATTCTAGAAAAGTTTCTTGTGATTCAACATCATTTGGTGGGATGGGGAGAGAAACAGGTCCAGAGTTTCCGACGGACTCTCCCAAGCTCGATAGAAACAGCCGTAAGGAATTTTTTTCACAATCAGAGGAGGACCATTCCAATTTGAAGAAGGCAGATAATGGTTCAGAAGGTGATGATACGAGTGACAGAATTTATACAATTGACTCTATTCATTCTGGGGCACCATATAATGGATTTACAGATTCCAGAGCTGGAGCTGGTGCTTTCGAAGATTGTGCAACCACTCCAATGGAATCAGGGAATCTTGCTGATTTTGAGGATCCCTACGTAAAGAAGCTTTACATGAGGCTTCAGGCACTTGAGGCTGATAGGGAATCAATGAGGCAGGCACTCATTTCAATGCGCACAGATAAAGCACAGCTTGTGTTGCTAAAGGAAATAGCCCAACATTTGTGCAAAGATATGTCACTGGAAAGAAAAGTGACTGCAAGGAAGCCATATACTGGTGGCAGGTCTTCATTCTTGTCAATTTTTAAG TGGGTCGCATCATTTGTTTTCTGGAGAAAGAAAGCACAGCAAAGCAA GTATATGTTCGGGCTACCTGCTGACAGTGTGGGTTTGCTGCTGCTCCTGGACAAAGGAACACGCACAAGGCCATGGAGATGTATTTCTAATACACAATTGGGAGATTAG